CGACTAGTGAAGAAAAATTAGTATTCTCCAACTAGCCGACATTGAAACTGTTATGAGAAATTAATCTTTAAGCTGCAAATGTACCATTTTCAACAGCTTCCATAATTTTGTCGAAAAAGTATATTTGTCCTTTCGGTGTGAATAGCGGCGTATATGATGTTATTAATTTACCGCCGGATTTACTCTCTTTTGTGTAGATAACCGCTAATAAATAGCCTTTATCAATGTATTTTTGATAGGGTCGATTGTTCGCTTGGAGGTAGTTATTATCCCTCATCCATTTTAAAAGAATATTCCTCCCGATTGTGAATCCATTTGTACATAGTGTTAAAACATAGTCAGTTGCCTTTAGGTCTGTACTATCTTTAACTAGTTGATCAGCATATGCTGCTTTTCTTTTGAGAATATCGGCTTCTTCTTTATTAAAAGTGACAGTTTCCTGGATAATTTGAGATGCTTTGTCAGCAATTGCTTTTTTATCATCATATCCAGAAACGGGAATGTAGCCGCCTGTCATTCGGATTTGTTTTAGGATCGCTTTAACTTCCTTTTTGAATACTTTGGCTTTGGGCTTTTGGCTTTGCATGAGAACTTCGTAAAGCCCATATTCAGTTAAGAACCACATTTCTCTATTTTGACCTGAGTGCGATATTATCGCCTTCAGCTTTTCTTCATCATCAACTTTATTAAGCATCTCGCTTGGTTTATTGTGTTCGATCCATGCTGCAACATCTTTCGCCAAAAACAATGGGCTAATGATATCTCCATATATTTTAAATTCTTTTCCCAATACTTCCTGTTCGTTAATCACTTTAATCTCGCTCATTAATATCTCCTTATGCCCCTAAAATTTCATTTTTCATTGCCGCTACGTCAGTTTCAGAATCATCGCATTGATGGCAAATGTTCTGCCTTGCCAATAAGTATTCAAAAATCTTAATCTTACGCTTGCTGAATCTGAGTCTTTCTTGCAATCTTTCCATACCTGCATCAATCTGTTTTACCGTCATTTTCATCAATTTATTCTCCTTTTGATTTTAAATATTTATTTTAGCCCCATGCCTGTTATCCATTTTACTGGCTTGTATGGTGGTTTTCTGCCAATAAAGTCGATGACAGGCATGGAGAGTTAAAAAGTTATGGGTTTGATTTTAATTCTCTCGAATGTTAGAAGGTCTTAGATTGTTTTGAAGGGGAGGGGATGAGGTTGTTCGTTATTAGCCTCTAAGTGAGAATTGTTTGTAGATTTGTATTGTGCGAGAATTTTGTCAATAAGCCCCATTGATCCATTCGATGAACAACATTATTTTAATTTTTTCATCAGAAATAACGATATCAACTGGCTCACCCTCAAGAACACCAGAGTCAAGGACGCGCCGTATTATTTCATTGAGAATCAACATATCACGGTCAATTGAAATTCCTTTAATATCGAACATCTGACCGTAAGGCTGAATGTGTCGATCCATTTCATCAAAGAATTCTTTTTCAAATACGAGTTTCTTAGCCGCTTGTTTAACCATCTTCTTTTTTCTTTTTATCATTTATTCTCCTTTGTTGTTACAAATTTGTTTTCATTGGGTCTTAGCTGTCAAATTTTAAAATTCTCCATCTAACCATCTGGTTAATAAATTTCGCATCCGTTCGCTTGGAATGTAGATTTGGATTGGTTTTCCATCTCTAATGGCTGATCTAAAAATCCACTGCAGCATCTCTGCGAGAGCAAATTCGTCAGCATCAATAGAAACGTTTTTTTTGCTAAGCATATGGTTGAAAAAGGGCAGTGGGTAGCGATCCAGAAGGTAAATCAGGCCACTTCGGTCTCGATATTCGTTCGTTGCCCGACAACTAAGATTAACAAAAGACTTTTCGGTAAGACGAACCTTCCCGCTCTTTCCATTCTTTGAAAATCTTATATTATTTTCATAATCTTTGTACGTTGTCCACATCACTGATGACGTACGATCCTTTAAATAGTTTTTTTGATATGAAGTAGCTTTCTTTCTGATCAAATCAAAGTCTTCACTCGACATATTTTTGTAGCCGGTACTTGATAAGGACAAACCAGCGTCATGTCTTGAAGTAGTTCTTTTTTTGTTACCGATGCAGTTAAGAATATCTGAATCACATATATCCATCAATTTCTTCATCTCGACTCTCTGTAGTTTGTCATACTCCAAATACTTATCATAGCTGACTTTTTTAAATCGATACTCTGAATTGCTGCCCATCGTTTTTATGATTCCAAATTTTTCGTAAGGTATATCAAAGTATTTAAAGTAACATGCCTGTAATTGAAAATCAAACTGGTACGTCATGACGAAAATCTCCTTAAAAGTATCTTTGAAAATACGAGATGGGAACACCCATAGAAGATATGCATCAGTAACATAATAAATTTGCTCCTTTTCAACCGCTTGTTTGAAATTCTCATACTGGCTAAGAGCTTCTACTCCTTCATTCCAATGGACTTTAAAATAATCATCAACGGTAACAAAGCCCTGTTCTTGCAAAATTTTCATGTCTTTTCTAACAATTTTTTCTTTTTCATTAGTATCACCGTTGCCAGCGTCTTTGTAGAATCCTGAATCATCTATGATGTTTAAAACTTCGTCTAAGACAAGAATGTAGTTATTCTCCCGAAATAATTTAGTCACCTCTTCATCAATCATTAAGAAGAGTGCATGGGTGCTTGCAATATTCTTTTTCTGTTTAAGAAGTTCCTTAAGATGAGTTAGCTTACTTCCACGACCTGCCTTACTGTCTGGAAGCACAAAATTTCTCTTAGGGCATTGTTCTTTAATTCGCTTTGTTTCGTCAATGAATGGTGTGATATATATAATTCGGTCTGACATTGGTCGCTTGTTTATGTCATTACACATCCAGGTGGTTTTACCAGAACCTGGTATTGAATCAATAATTTTTACTATATCTATTAATCCTCCTTCATATTTGCAAATGTCTTCAATTTGAGTAAGTGCATCAATGGTTACTAAATATCATATCACGCTCCTTTCAAAAAAGTTATCTATATCAAGCAAGTTTGATCTTGCGAATTTTCACAAAGCTATAAATGGCTATTTAAAGGGATTTGTTCACAATAAATTAGGGGTTGCTTTCTGAAAAAAGACCACTAAATATTGAGCTTGAAATGGCTTTGTTAAGCCAATGTTGAAATATATAATAAATTTGTTCCCCTAAATTGATTTAAGAATGGTTTATTATTGCGGTTTTCAAGGTAGTCTTCTTATAATCAATTAGGAATAAAATACCCCTAAAATTTACTTTGCTTCTAAATAAAAATGTTAACCGCTTTTTTCGTCGTAATAGAGTAGATGCCCAAGCTTGCTTATGACTGGACATAAACAATTTTTTTGTTGGCCTGAGCTGAGTGCTACCCGGCTCTTTTTCGTTTCCGTCCCTTTTGGGGGGACTCGCTCAGAGCCGGTGACATATAGGTAGAGAGTATATAAAGGAAGACAATTTATGTGGTATACTATGGAGATGCGACAATATCGCTTATATGATTTGAAAGCCAGCGGCTAATAGTCGATGACTGTATCTATGGAATAAATAAAACTAAAAGATGCTATTTCTCTGAAAATGGCTTATTTGTGGGATTTATGAGAATAGGTGTATGTTAACCTCGTTAATCGAAAGATAATTATAGATCATAGAAAAACTTGGTGAATTCAGAAAGATTTGTCCGAAACAAATGTTCTATATTGGCGTTTGCTGTATTTCAGTATAAAAATACATAGATATCCCCCCATTTCTTCGCACTTATAAAAATTTAGTATTTTTAAATGGATCTAAAACAATATTTTTTAAGCAAAAATGGATGCTGATGAAAAATCTAGATATCCCCCCATAAAAGGACGAAATAAACACACCATATAGATTATAATGGTTATAAATTATAGAATTGTGTTTCAATGAAATTGTTACAAACTTGCAAGCAGTTGAATCATTTGGAATTGAATATGAATCGAATAGGGAAAATTTGTAGGGGTTGGAGCAGACAGCCATCTCATAAATGGAATTGCACCGTATTTGGGATAGCCATTATAGCTGCATGATTACGCCTGTATCGTATGCATTAGGAGAATCTACCTACAAATGGAACAGGAGAAGCTAAAGTAAATCTATTTTCATATCTACAAAAGCATGATTTTGAATGGTGTTTGAAGTGACGATTTGGATACGTCATCAGTGCTGTTTGCACCTACTTCATTATAAAAAAAGTGTATCACGAAAAGTTCTATTTGTCAACAACTTTATGGCTTTTTACGTCATTTTTTTCGATCATAAATTTGAATTTAACAATGAATATGAGCGATATTTTGCAAATATAGCACAGTAGAAATGCAATTGATATTGAATAATATTCATCAAATCTAAAGTGTGCCAGAGTGAATGTGCTTATACTGATTTTCTAATATACGAGATCTAAAAAAACGTAAAATACCCCGTGCCATGCGATTTCAGTGAAATCATACATCAGCGTAAATAATAACACTACATTTCAAAATAAAATGAGGTGTTTTGATCTCGGGAAAAATACATTTTTTATTCTAGTCGATTTAGTGATCTGAAGAGGAATCGCTGAGACAGAATTGATTAAAAATTCAGAAGTTGTTAAAAATACAACTAAAGAACATTTCAAGACACTAGTGTGATTGCTTAAAAATGGAAGAATCAGTGATTGAGGATTACTTGAATACTTTGATTTTGGAATCATTGTACAGATATTTATTATGACTTGTGTTTGCGGTTGTATGTTTATTGACTATTCACATGAATGTTTCATTATTTAGTAGCTTAAGGAGATCATGGGCAGCTACCATTGATAATGGGATAGATCATGATGTGCGACCAAGCTCTAATATCTTGCTAGCTTTGTGGAGTGGGCATGGTCTTTGAAGTAAATTTCGAAATGATGACAAGATCAGCGGTTGAAGAAATTGGATGTCATGACAAAATAAACCAGTCATAGCATTTTCACTTACAGGCCATCGTAAGTAATCGGTGCAAGTTCTGGCAAACGGCATGAGCAAGGAGAGCTGAGAAGTATTTCGGAATATTTTCAAGATAAATTTGAACATCAAATATTTTTTAGAAGAATAATGTTTTTCTTGAGTTGAATTTATTTTTAATAAAATAACATATCTGAATAATATGATATAAATAAAAATCATTGTATGATTGATATCATTATTTAAAATAGAAGAAAAGAATAATATTATAAATTCATGATACATTTTGTATTGATAATATATATAGAATAAGTGCCGTGTTAATTAATTATTGTTAGAATATCTTAGTGTAGTAGTGCAATCCAGGTCTTAACCATTTAAACATTCTGTTTTGCCCGTTCTCGATTCCCTCAACGCACAATGATTTTGCAAACGTTCCGACATGAACCGTGTCTTCACATTTTAGCAGCGTATCAGCAAAGGAGATTTTGGGAGCATCCTTGATAATTTTCTGCTGAAGGCTATCAATCAAGATAACTTGCTTGTCCATCGTTTCCTTTGCTTCGAGGAATGCCATTGCTAAAAGTTCTTTTCCTGTGGGAACCAATTGTTTTCTTAATGCTTCTTCCATTTTGTTGAACGCTTCGATGTATTTGATTTTCCATTTAAGGGCTTTTGCTCCGGTAAAGCCCATTGCTAGGAGAGAGAAACCATCACGAGTGAGAAGGCATTCTATATATTCCTTCCCTCTGTTTTTAAAAGTTGATTCAATGAACATATTTTTGGTGGTCGAAAATTCGACCACGAGATTTCTTATAGCTTCCAACACGTGAGAATGCTGTTTATCAAACCTTTTAGCAATGTCTCGGCTGCTGGTTACTAAGACCCCGTCTCTGTTTTCGATATTGATCAGCGCATCTTCCGATAATTCTTCAGTAATGTCATCGAGAGCGAGAACAGCTTCCTTCATGGATTCTTTCATTTTTTTATTTGCATAATATTCTTTTGAACACTCTTTGCAAAAATATTGCAAACCATCTTTTGCTGATTTATTACGGTGAAAATATTCTGTTGTTCCTGGTAATTCTTCTTTACACATACTGCATCTGGCTTGTATGATTTAAAGATTAATTTGTAAAAGCCGCTTTCGATCTGGAAGTTTTCATCGGTGTTGTGGAGTTTTCTAATGTCCTTATCTCGGACAACCGAATTTAATAGCTTTGGATTTACATGAGAAGTTCGGAGAGGCCATTTTCTGTTAAGAACCATAATTCTTGATTCCCTTAAAGGGTGCAAACATTGTTTAGACCCTTTTCATCAGTATCTACAGTGTTTATTAAACATCTCAGCTTTTCTTCGTAGCAATTTTTAATCCGCACTGTACATTCATATCGGTGAGAACCATAAGTCTTGTTTCCGACTTGATACAAACATTATTTGTACCACCTGTTTTACCAGACTTCACGTCCTTTTGGTCTGCCCCAATTGATTTCAGTCGGTTCAAAGTCGTCAACATAGCCAGCAAAGAGTTCTTGAATAGTCTTATGTTCTTCAACTTTGCAGTATTTTTTAATAACAATATTCTCACCATCAACATTATACCTCGACCGCATCAGCATCGGATAAATCCACACTGTCTAATATATGTTTTGGCAACCGAATGCCTTGCGAATTGCCCACTTTTATTATTGTTGTTTGCATATTATCACCCCTTGAATTAGGCCTCTAGAAGCCACTTTTAGTAGCGATTTTCCCTTGCTACAAAGGACTTTGTCAAGTTAAAAATAGCATCCCTTGTGTTTGTACCTATTGGCTTTTTAATATGAAAAAACAACGGTTTAAAGGCTTTCTTGCTCAAATTTCTGTCATCGGTGACAAATATGAACGACTTAAAACTTTTGACCCATATATAATGACCTGGAGATACTTTAAAATCAGAATTTCATTTATTGGAAGGAAGATCTGAAATTTGATGGATAAATCCCAGTAATTGCCGTTAAACATAGAAGGTTTGATAATTTTGATATAAAAAGAAGA
This is a stretch of genomic DNA from Acetobacterium woodii DSM 1030. It encodes these proteins:
- a CDS encoding Rha family transcriptional regulator, translated to MCKEELPGTTEYFHRNKSAKDGLQYFCKECSKEYYANKKMKESMKEAVLALDDITEELSEDALINIENRDGVLVTSSRDIAKRFDKQHSHVLEAIRNLVVEFSTTKNMFIESTFKNRGKEYIECLLTRDGFSLLAMGFTGAKALKWKIKYIEAFNKMEEALRKQLVPTGKELLAMAFLEAKETMDKQVILIDSLQQKIIKDAPKISFADTLLKCEDTVHVGTFAKSLCVEGIENGQNRMFKWLRPGLHYYTKIF
- a CDS encoding AbrB/MazE/SpoVT family DNA-binding domain-containing protein, producing MWIYPMLMRSRYNVDGENIVIKKYCKVEEHKTIQELFAGYVDDFEPTEINWGRPKGREVW
- a CDS encoding BRO family protein — translated: MSEIKVINEQEVLGKEFKIYGDIISPLFLAKDVAAWIEHNKPSEMLNKVDDEEKLKAIISHSGQNREMWFLTEYGLYEVLMQSQKPKAKVFKKEVKAILKQIRMTGGYIPVSGYDDKKAIADKASQIIQETVTFNKEEADILKRKAAYADQLVKDSTDLKATDYVLTLCTNGFTIGRNILLKWMRDNNYLQANNRPYQKYIDKGYLLAVIYTKESKSGGKLITSYTPLFTPKGQIYFFDKIMEAVENGTFAA
- a CDS encoding AbrB/MazE/SpoVT family DNA-binding domain-containing protein — encoded protein: MQTTIIKVGNSQGIRLPKHILDSVDLSDADAVEV